CAGGACGGCCGCCAGGCCGGCGTCCGCGATCAGGGCGGGCAGCGGATCCTCGGCGTGCGTCGAGACGACCAGGGCCCCGTCCGCACTGCCCTGCCTCAGGTACGCCACCACCTCCTCGCGCGCCCGTGAGGTCTCCGCGAACATCAGCACCGGGTGCATCCCGCGCGGACGCAGGTAGTCGACCACCCCGGTCACCACCCGGCCGAAGAACGGGTCGGCGAACACCTGCGCGGTGAAGGACCCGGAACTGCCGCTGCCGGCCCGGTCCTTCCCGGACGCCCCGCCCCTGTCCTCATCCTCGTTCCCGTCCTCGTTCCCGTCCCCCGACGCTCCGGTCGCGGAGTCCTGCCGGGCCGCCTCCGGCTCGACGCCCGCGCCCGAGACCACCAGGGCGATGGCGTCGGCCCGCCGGGTCACCAGGGACCTGGCCGCCCGGTTCGGGGTGTAGCCCGTCACGGAGACCGCCTGCCGCACGGCCTCCTGGATCACCGGGTCCACATTGCGCACCCCGTTCACGACCCGGGAGACGGTGGCGCGCGAGACGCCGGCCGCCCGCGCCACGTCCTCCAGGGTGGGCGCTCCGGCCGAGCGCGGATCATCCGTCATGAGCGCCTTTATAGCACCCCCGGAGAGCGCTCTCCATCGCGCCGGGCAGAGGAACGCGGCCAGGCGGGGCGGAGTTCGGCACCGGTCGGGAGATCGGGAGGCCGGGAGGACTGCCGGGCGGCCGGGGGTCGGAATCCGGCCACGCACCGGCGCGGCGGCGGCCGAGTATCACGTTTTGCTTGTGATCAGTCACTGTGCGGACCTACGTTGCCCTTTGCGACATGACCCGAAGCCAGTGGGGGAGCCACGTATGGCCGCGAACGGACGGCACCGCAGATACCAGCCGAGCCGGATCAACCGTGCCTCGCTCACGGTGACGGCGAGCGGTGCGGGCATCGCCCTCCCGCTCATCACCGCGGCGTCGGCGGGGGCCGCGCCGGTCGAGGTCTGGGAGAAGGTCGCCGCCTGCGAGTCCAGCGGCAATTGGGACGTCAACACCGGCAACGGCTATTACGGCGGCCTCCAGTTCAGCGGCTCCACCTGGTCGGCCTTCGGCGGCACGCAGTACGCGCCGCGCGCCGACCTCGCCACCCGGGACCAGCAGATCGCCGTCGCCGAAAAGGTGCTGGACGGCCAGGGCCCCGGCGCCTGGCCCACCTGTTCCGTACGGGCGGGGCTCACCCGGGGCGGGGACGCGCCAGGGGCCGCCCCGGAGGCGGAGACCGACACGCAGAGCGCGGGAAGCCGGCCGGTGCGGGCCGCGGCGCCGCAGAGCGCGCCGCCCCGCCGGCCGGTGACCCGCCCCGCCGAGGCGACGCCCACCCATGTGCCGGGCAAGCGCGACTCGTACACCGTCGCGAGCGGCGACTCCCTCTCCGGGATCGCGTCCGCCCAGCGGGTGCGCGGCGGCTGGCAGGGCCTCTACGCGGCCAACCGCACCGTCGTCGGGGGCGACCCGGACCTGATCTTCCCCGGGCAGCGGCTGAGCCTCGACCAGAGCCGGGCATCGAAGGCGGGGGAGGGGAAGAGCTCCGGGCAGCCCGCGCGGAAGACCGCCCCGAAGCCCCCGGCGGCGACGCCCGAGGCGAAGAAGACGGACCAGCGCAAGGCCGAGCCGAAGAAGGAAGCGCCCGCGCAGGCCGCGCCGAAGAAGGAAGCCCCGAAACAGCGGGCCCCTGAGAAGACGGCCCCGAAGCAGCAGGCGCCCAAGAAGGAAGTGCCGAAGAGGGAAGCGCCGAAGGAGCGTCCCGCTCCGGAGCGCGCCGTGAAGCACTCCGGTTTCAGCGCCCCGGTCTCCGCCGGCACCGGTACCCCCTACCGGCAGGCCGGCGGCTGGTCCAGCGGCTATCACACCGGAGTGGACTTCCCCGTGCCCACCGGGACATCGGTGAAGTCGGTGGCTCCGGGCCGCGTCGTCTCGGCCGGCTGGGCCGGAGCGTACGGCTACGAGGTCGTCATCCGGCACAGCGACGGCAAGTACAGCCAGTACGCCCATCTCTCCGCGCTCCACGTGCGCGCGGGGCAGTCGGTCTCCGGCGGACAGCGCATCGCCCGCTCCGGCTCCACGGGCAACAGCACGGGCCCGCACCTGCACTTCGAGATCCGCACGGGCCCCGGCTACGGCTCGGACGTCGACCCGCTCGCCTACCTCCGCGCAGGCGGCGTCAGGGTCTGAACCGTCCGGTCGGAGCGTGGGCGACGCAGGGTGGCTCCGCCGCGCCGTCGCTGCTGCGCGAGCGGGCCCGGCGCGCCGAACTCCACCTGCGGGACCGCTTGCCCCGGCGGCAGGGGCGACGGCGACTGCGGCACGGGCATCCGGCCCGACGCCGGTTCCGGCACGACCGGTGACGGCGAGGGGGCAGCCTCCGCCCCGGCGTCCGTACGCGGCTCCTCGCCGTGCTCCGTGCGCAGCCGCTCCCGCGTCAGCATGATCAGGCCGCCGGCGGCCAGCGCCCCGCAGGAGAGGGCCAGTACGGTGCCCGGGACGCCGAGACGGAAGTGCTCGCCGAACAGCGTGATGCCGATCGCGGCGGCCACCACCGGGTTGACCACCGTCACCGTCGCGAGCGGAGCCGTGAGGCCCGCGCCCCGGTAGGCGGCCTGGGACAGGAACAGGCCCGCCGCCGCGAGCCCGGCGATCACCAGCAGCGGCAGTGCGCCCGAGCGCAGCGAACCGGACGTCCACTCCACGGCCACGGTCTTGGTGAACACCGAGGCCATGCCGAACGCCGCGCCCGCGCCCGTGGCCAGCACGATGCTGCGCAGGACCGGCCGGCGCAGCGTACGGGCGAGCACGACGAGCGCGCCGACGGCCCCGAACGTCACCGAGGCGAGCAGCGCCTGCTCGGGGCCGTTCAGGGTGTGCGGCTCGGCGTTCCCCGTGAGCGCGAGCAGCCCGCCGAGACCGGCCGTCGCCATCAGGGCGCCGCGCCAGGCCGTCGCCCCCGCCCTCCGCCCGACGAACAGGGCCGCCATCGGCAGGGCGAAGACGATCGTCAGCGCGCCGAGCGGCTGGACCAGGCTGAGCGGGCCGTAGGCGAGCGCCACCACGTGCAGGACCGCCCCGGTCCCGTTGAGGAGGACGGCGGCCCACCACACGCCGTTGCGCAGCAGGGTCTGCCACGCGTTGTCGCCGGTCGCGGCCACGCGCTCCTGGATGATCGCCCCGGCCGCGTAGGCGACCGCGGAGACCAGTGACAGCAGCACCGACAGCGCAAGGGAACTCATGTACACCACGATGTCCCGTCCGGGGCCCCACGTCGTCGTCCTTGAGACTGCACTTCGGCCTACTGCCCCAGTAGTACGCCCGACGCACCGACGTCCTCCTCCCGACGGTAGTCCTCTCGCCCCCAGCCGTCAGAAGTTGTCGCCCGGCGGATACGGTGAGCCGCGAAGGCGACACCGCCGGTGTCCGCACGGCCGGTCACCTGAGCGGCCCGGAGGCGGGCCGGGAACCGAGGGGGAGCAGGGCATGGACCTGGTGCTACTGGCGTCGGTCGGGGGATTCTTCGCGCTGCGGACCACTCCGGTGCCGGGCGGCGGGCACCGTCCGCTGGAGCGGTTGTACGCGGGGGACGGCGGTCCTCTCGCCGCGCGCGTCGACAAGGTCGCGGCACGCCTCGCGGCCCCCGAGCGCAGGGTCGCCGCCTCCATCGCCCACCTCGGCCTCGCCGCCCGGCTCTGGTCCCTCGCGCTGGGCCCGGCCGCGCTCTTCGGGCGGATCCCCGCCCTGACGCCCGGCGCCCTCCACTGGGACCCCGCGGCCACCTCGCCGGACGACCTGTGGCTAGCGGGGACGGCCGAGCTCCCCGGCACGGCGGCACACATCCGCGAGGAGGTCCAGTACGGGCATCTCGACCCGCTGTCCGAGGCGTTCCGGCGCGACTGCACGATCTCCCCGCAGCTGCTGCGGGGCAACGCGGGGTCCGCGCTCGCCGGAGCCGTGCGCGAACTCGTCGCCTTCGCGCGCGCCCACGACCGGCCGGACGTGGCCGTACGGGCCCGGGCGCTGGCGGCCGAGCTCTTCGACGACGAGGCGCTGCGCGGCACCGGGGCCCCGCACGGGCCCGCGTTCCGGCGGCGCAGCTGCTGCCTGTACTACCGCTGCCCGGGCGGCGGGCTGTGCGGGGACTGTGTGTTCGACCGGGCGCCCGGACAGGGTGCGAAGGGACGGTAGCCGTCCGCCGCGCCCGGTCGGGGACCGTCAGGAAGGCAGTACGGCGTCGATGGCGGCGTCCACGGACGGCAGGACGGGCAGGGCGCTGTCGAGGCCGATCATCCCGATCAGGCGGCGCATGAACGGGGACGGGGCGGCGAGCCGCAGCCGACCGCCCAGCGCGGTGTGTCCCTGGAGAAGCACGTTCACCGTCGTCGAGTCCGCGAAGCCTACGCCGGAGAGGTCCACGACGACCGGGCCGGAGCCGTTGCCGGCCGCCTCGGTCAGGGCGAGGCCCAACGGGGCGACGCTGTCGATATCGAGGTCACCCGACACGGCGAGGACCGATGCGTCCCGCTCCTGCCGGGTGGTGATTCTGACGGCTCTGTCTTCGTTGGGCGATGAAAGCACGGAAGGCACCTCAGGCGGAATCGGAAGGGGCGGAGAGCCGTGTCGCCGGACGGGTCGGCATGGTTCCGTCCCTGGTCGCGGCGGGGTAACGGGATAACGATAGAAGTAACAGTTGCCATTTGACAACATTCTCCATTGGGTAACAATCTGATCCCCGACGGCTGCTCGGCCGGCCTGCCGAAGGGCTGAGAACCGATGGACGCGGAAGCAGGAGCTTGATGGAGCTAGGCGCTGTCCGCGACATCATCGCGCAGTGGGGAGGCGGCCGTATCCCTTTGCGGGGAAAGGCGCTCCGAAGCGGCGGCGTGGAAGGCCGAGAGGCCCTCGGCGAGGGCGGCGAGGGCGGCAGGATCCATCCGCCTCAGCACGGCGTTCAGTTCGCCCGCGCGCAGGGCCCGGTACTCTTCCAGGAGGGCGCGGCCACGCAGGCTCAGCCGCAGTTCCACTTCGCGACGGCTGGTCGGGCTGGGCGCCCGCTGGACGAGCCCCATCGCCTCCATCCGGTCGCAGAGCCTGCTGACGGAGGGGGCACGCGAGCCCAGGGCCTCACCCAAGGCCCGCAGATTGGTGCCCTCCTGCTTCTCGACCACCAGCAGGGCACGGAGCTGGGAGGGCGATACGGTTCCGGACGCGGCCGATTCCTGGCCCCGGCCCCACAGCACCTCCAGCAGCTCCGAGGCGGCGACGGCGTCGGCGGACGCCTGTTCGCGACTGCTCGGGCGAAATCCTCGGTGGGGCATTCAGCCACTGTGTCACCCGTCGGGCCCGCTTGTCAGCCCGCCCCCGTCCCCTACTACGTCGTAGGACGAAGAATGCGCGAGAGACCGTGAACAGACGAACGGACATCGAGGCCGCTGTGCGGGCCGCAGCACCGCACGCGCTGCTGGCCACCCTGCGGACCGAGCTCAGCAGCGCCTACGGGGCCCTGGCGGTCGAGCTCCACCTCGCCGACTACAGCCTGCGGGCCCTCAAATCCCTGGACCGGCCCGACGACGAGAGCGAGCCGCTGTCCCTCCACAACAGCCCCGAGGGCCGGGCATTCGGCAGCCAGGAGCCCCGCGAACAGCAGGTCCGGCACGACGACGCCGTCGACCACCACCTGCCCGTGACCGTACGGGGCGAACGGCTCGGCATCCTCACCGTCCGGCTGCCCCAGGCCCTGTCCACCCCGGAGCTGATCGGCGAGCTGGCCCACGTGGCGGATCTGCTGGGCCACGAGATCCTCGTCGCCGAGCGGGACACCGACCTCTACCAGCGGGCCCGGCGCACCACCCGCCTCACCCTCGCCGCCGAGATGCAGTGGCAGCTGCTGCCCGCCCGCGCCTGCACCGCCGCCGAGTTCGCCATCGGGGCCCAGCTGGAGCCCGCGTACGCCATCCACGGCGACAACTTCGACTGGGCCGCCGACGCCGACGAGCTGACCCTCGCGGTGACCAACGGCATGGGCGAGGGCATACAGGCCTCCCTCCTCACCAATCTCGCCGTCAACGCCCTGCGCAACGCCCGCCGGGCCGGCATCGGCATCGCGGACCAGGCGGCCCTCGCCGACCAGGCCCTCTACGACCAGCACCGCGGCGCGTCCCACGTCTCCACTCTGCTGCTCCGCTTCGAGCTGGCGACGGGGCGGGTCGGCGTCGTCGACGCGGGGTCGCCGCAGCTGTGGATGCAGCGCGGCCGGGAGGTGCGCCGGATCGAGCTGGAGGCGCAGCTGCCGCTCGGCATGTTCGAGGAGTCGCAGTACACGGTCCAGGAGTTCCAGGTGGAGCCCGGCGACCGGCTGCTGCTGCTCAGCGACGGCGTCTACGAGGCGGTGTCCCCGCTCGGCGAGGCGTACGGGGAACGCGCGCTGGCCCGCGCGATCCAGTCGACACGGCTCCTTCCGGCCGCCACGGTGCCGCGCGCGATGCTCGGCGAACTGGCGGAGTACCGGGGCACGGAGACGCTCGACGACGCGCTGGTGCTGTGCCTGGACTGGTTCGGCCGGCCGGACGGCCGGGGCGCGGCCTAAGCCGTGTCGAAGGCGCGGCGCGAGGCCTCGATGTGGCCGATGTGCTCATGCGTCCAGTCGCACATCACATGGACCGTCCGGCGCAGGCCCTGCCCCGGCTCGGTGAGGGTGTACTCGACCCGCGGGGGCACGGTGGGGTGCACACACCGCTCGACCAGTCCGTAGCGCTCCAGCATCCGCAGGTTCTGGGTGAGCATCTTGTGGCTGATGCCCTCGACCGCGCCCCGCAGCTCGGTGAAGCGGAGGGTGCCCTCGCCCAGGGCCTCGATGATCAGGAGCGCCCACTTGTTGGCGACGTCGGAGAAGATCTCCCGCGCCAGCGAGTCCGCGCGCCGCAGGTCCGCGTCCTCGGGCGAGCCGCCGAACTGCTTGGTCACCATCAGGTTCCCCCGTCACCGAAAAGTGCGTTCTTCCATGTCAGCGGCCACTCTCCTACGGTTCCCGAGTAACCACAAGTGACCGGCGGTCGGCCGGTCGGTGGAAAAAAGGGGGCACGGCCCCCAGGACGAGGAGGCGGGCAGCATGGCCATCACCCTGGTGAACCCGAGCGGACTGCCGGAGATCGGCGCCTACCGGCAGGTGTCGGTCGCGACCGGATCGAAGCTGGTCTTCGTTGCCGGGCAGGTCGCCTGGGACGCGGAGGGGACCACCGTCGGCGAGGGCGACCTCGCCGCCCAGGTCGAGCAGGCTTACGTGAACGTCGGCACGGCCCTCGCCGCTGTCGGCGGTACCTTCGACGACGTGGCGAAGCTGACCGTGTACGTCGTGGACTGGACGCCCGGGAAGATGCCCGCGTTCCTGGAGGGTGTGTCCCGGGCCGCCGCGAGGCTGGGCGTCACGCCCGAAGCGCCCGGCACCCTGGTGGGCGTCGCGGCCCTGGACCTCCCCGGACACCTGGTGGAGGTCGAGGCCACCGCCGTGCTCGACGCCTGAGGGGCGCCGGCCGGGCTCAGGTGCTGAGCTGGAACTCCGCCCGGATCCGCTTGCCCACCGGCACCCGCTCGGCCGTGAGCCGGTCGCACAGGGCCACCACGATCTCCATGCCGTGACCGCCGAGGCGGGACGGGTCGGGGGCGTACAGCACGGGCATCGCGGTGCTGCTGTCGTAGACCGTGACGCTGATGAGCTGCGCGGTGCCCTCCAGCTCCAGGAGGTAGGGGCCGTGGCTGTAGCGGTCGGCGTTGGTGACCAGCTCGCTCACGGCCAGCATCAGGTCGCTGCGCGTGTGCTCGCCGATCGGGGCGAGGCACTCCACCGCGAGCCGCGTCAGGAAGCGGTCGGCGAGCGCACGGGCCTGCGCGATGCAGCCCGGCTCGCCGTCGAAGACCTCGGCGCTCAGCAGTACCTCGGCGGAAGGCGGTACCTCGGCGGCAGCCAGCCCCTGTCCCGGGTCTTCCGGTGGGGAGGTGACCTGTTCGTTCATGTGCTCCAGCCAGGGCGCCGCAGTGAGGTCGGAGACCTTTTCCGCCATTCGTCTACCCCTGGCGAACGATCCCACTCCAGGAGATCCGGACCGATCCTACGCACGTCCGGGCAGCCGCACCACGGTCACGAAGAATTCGTCGATCTGGCGCACCGCCGCGATGAACTGATCGAGGTCCACCGGCTTCGTCACGTACGCGTTGGCGTGGAGCTTGTAGCTGCGCAGGATGTCCTCCTCGGCGGAGGACGTGGTAAGCACGACCACGGGGATGAGGGCGAGCTCGGGGTCGCCCTTGATCTGTTCCAGCACCTGCCGGCCGTCGTACTTGGGCAGGTTCAGGTCCAGCAGTACCAGGTCCGGGCGGGGGGCGTCGCCGTACTCGCCCCGCCGGTAGAGGAAGTCCAGCGCCTCCTGTCCGTCGCGCACGACGTGCAGGGTGTTGCGGATCTTGTTGTCCTCGAAGGCCTCACGGGTCATCAGCTCGTCGCCGGGGTCGTCCTCGACGAGCAGGACCTCGATGGGCTGGACAGGGGTGTTCACGAAGGTTCTCCCGGCTGGCTGGTGAGCAGGGCGGGAGCGAGCAGCTCCGCCGCGGTGTGCGTGGGCGCCTCGGGCGCCACGGGCAGGGTGAAGTGGAAACGGGTGCCTTCGCCCGGTTCGGGCTCCAGCCAGATCCGGCCACCGTGGAACTCGATGATCTTCCGGCAGAGCGCGAGGCCGATGCCCGTGCCGTCGTACTCGTCACGGGCGTGCAGTCGCTGGAAGATGACGAACACCTTGTCCGCGAACTCGGGCGCGATCCCGATCCCGTTGTCCGACACCGTCAGGTGCCAGTCCTCGCCCTCCTGTACGCAGGTGACCGAGATCCGGCACGGGACGTCCTCCCGGCGGAACTTCACCGCGTTGCCGACGAGGTTCTGCCAGACCATGGTGAGCGCGGTCGGGTCCCCGAGCAGTTCGGGCAGGGAGTCCGGCCGCTCGATCACGGTTCCCGACTCCTCGATCGCGAGGGTCAGATTGCCCAGGGCGCGGTCCAGGGCCCGGCCCAGATCGACCGGCTTCCAGCTCTCCTGCACCCGGCCCACCCGCGAGAACGTCAACAGGTCGTTGATGAGGACCTGCATCCGCTTGGCGCCGTCCACCGCGAAGGCGATGTACTGCTTGCCCCGGTCGTCGAGCTCCTTGCCGTACCGCTTCTCCAGGAGCTGACAGAAGGAGGCGATCTTGCGTAGGGGCTCCTGGAGATCGTGCGAGGCGACGTACGCGAACTGCTCCAGCTCCGCATTGGAACGCCGCAGCTCCTGTGTCTGCTCCGCCAGCAGGGCCTCGCGGTTCTGCGCCTCGGCCAGTTCGTCCGCCAGCCGCCCCCGCATCTCCTCCACGGCCCAGGCCACGGACTGTACGTCGGAGGGCCCCTTGATCTCGATGCGCGTCCCGAAGGCCCCCGACCTGACGCGGTCGGAGGCGTCGCGCAGCCGGTTGAGCGGGACGCCGACCACGCGGTGGAGCAGCAGGCTCAGCGCCACCACGGTCAGCACGAAGACGGCGACCAGGGCGATCACCACCCGGTCGCGGGTGGTCCGCGCCGAGCCGAGGTCGGTTCGCGCCTGGTCACGCGCCTCGGCGAGATGCCCCTGCTGGGCGCCGTACGCCTGCCGCAGCTGGTCGAAGTCCGCCTTGCTGCGCTGCAACTGGGCGGAGGTGGTGGCCTCGCTCGGCCCCTGCTCCCGGACCGTCGCGATCAGCGGCTCGGCCTTGGTCCGCCGCCACTTCTCGGCGGCGGAGGCGATGGCGTCGAGGTCGTCGGCGTACTGGCTGCCGGGGCCCACCAGGCGCCGCACCTGCGCGAGGCGCTCCTGCTCGGCGGCTTTCCCCGCCTCGTACGGTTCGAGGAAGGAGTCGTCGCCGGTCAGCGCGAATCCCCTGATCCCGGTCTCCTGGTCCAGCAGGGAGTTCTGGAGCTGGAAGGACGCGGACCTCGCGGGCTGGATGCGGTCCACCAGCTCTGTCGTGCGGTCGGAGATCCGGGCCAGCACGAGCCCGCCGATCACCAGACAGGCGCAGACCACCACGATGAATCCGCCGAGTATGAGATGGACCCAGTTCTGCACCGACAGCCGCGATGCGAGGCCGCCCGGAGCCGCTTGTTCCGTCATGTCACCGCTCATCGGATTCCGATCCCCAGCCCAGATGCAGAACGGCCACATCGTCCGCGAGGCCGCCGTAGGGGGCGGCCCCCTCCGCGGCCCCGGCAACCAGGGCGTCGACGAACGAACGGGCCGGCAGGTGGCCGTTGGCCCGTGCCATCGCGAGCAGCCCTTCCTCGCCGAGACGGCTGTCCGGCCCGTCGCGCCCCTCGAAGAGCCCGTCCGTGAAGAGTACGAGACCCGCGCCGGGCGTCAGCGGGATGTCGACCGTGGGCCACCGGCCGGCCCCGGGCAGCAGCCCGAGCGCCATGCCGCCCTCGGGCTCGACCCAGCTCACGTCCGTGCCCTCACGCAGCAGCAGGCCGGGATGACCGGCCCGCAGGATCTGCGCGTGCCGTTGTCCGGGCGGGAACACCAGCGAGGTGACGGTGGCGAACACGTGCGAGTCCGAGCGCTCGGCTACCAGGATCTCCTCCAGCAGAGCTATCTGCTCCGGCTGTGACGTACCGCACAGCACGGCGGTACGCCAGGCCACCCGCAGGCATACGCCGAGTGCCGCCTCGGCTGCGCCGTGCCCGGACACATCGCCGATCACCGCGTGGACGGTGCCGTCCGAGGTCTGCACGACGTCGTAGAAGTCACCGCTCAGCAGCCCGTGCACCCGCCCCGGCTCGTACCGGGCGCGGGCCCGGAACAGGTCGTCCCTCAGTAGGGGGACGGGCAGCAGCCCGCGCTCCAGCCGGGCGTTCTCCTGAGCCATCAGCTGGTTGGCACGCAACGCCGCGGC
The nucleotide sequence above comes from Streptomyces sp. NBC_01116. Encoded proteins:
- a CDS encoding LacI family DNA-binding transcriptional regulator; this translates as MTDDPRSAGAPTLEDVARAAGVSRATVSRVVNGVRNVDPVIQEAVRQAVSVTGYTPNRAARSLVTRRADAIALVVSGAGVEPEAARQDSATGASGDGNEDGNEDEDRGGASGKDRAGSGSSGSFTAQVFADPFFGRVVTGVVDYLRPRGMHPVLMFAETSRAREEVVAYLRQGSADGALVVSTHAEDPLPALIADAGLAAVLYARPARPVPVSYVDLAHQDGARLAAEHLLGRGCRRIATISGPLDVPAGQARLTGFRDTMARHGHPYIPIAEGRFTQESGEAAMERLLAEHPDVDGVFAANDLMALGACHVLREHGRSIPGDVAVVGFDDSSAALACRPPLTTVRQPVEGMAAEMTRLLLDRMARPDGPVTSVIFEPELVVRGSA
- a CDS encoding transglycosylase family protein; this translates as MAANGRHRRYQPSRINRASLTVTASGAGIALPLITAASAGAAPVEVWEKVAACESSGNWDVNTGNGYYGGLQFSGSTWSAFGGTQYAPRADLATRDQQIAVAEKVLDGQGPGAWPTCSVRAGLTRGGDAPGAAPEAETDTQSAGSRPVRAAAPQSAPPRRPVTRPAEATPTHVPGKRDSYTVASGDSLSGIASAQRVRGGWQGLYAANRTVVGGDPDLIFPGQRLSLDQSRASKAGEGKSSGQPARKTAPKPPAATPEAKKTDQRKAEPKKEAPAQAAPKKEAPKQRAPEKTAPKQQAPKKEVPKREAPKERPAPERAVKHSGFSAPVSAGTGTPYRQAGGWSSGYHTGVDFPVPTGTSVKSVAPGRVVSAGWAGAYGYEVVIRHSDGKYSQYAHLSALHVRAGQSVSGGQRIARSGSTGNSTGPHLHFEIRTGPGYGSDVDPLAYLRAGGVRV
- a CDS encoding DMT family transporter → MSSLALSVLLSLVSAVAYAAGAIIQERVAATGDNAWQTLLRNGVWWAAVLLNGTGAVLHVVALAYGPLSLVQPLGALTIVFALPMAALFVGRRAGATAWRGALMATAGLGGLLALTGNAEPHTLNGPEQALLASVTFGAVGALVVLARTLRRPVLRSIVLATGAGAAFGMASVFTKTVAVEWTSGSLRSGALPLLVIAGLAAAGLFLSQAAYRGAGLTAPLATVTVVNPVVAAAIGITLFGEHFRLGVPGTVLALSCGALAAGGLIMLTRERLRTEHGEEPRTDAGAEAAPSPSPVVPEPASGRMPVPQSPSPLPPGQAVPQVEFGAPGPLAQQRRRGGATLRRPRSDRTVQTLTPPARR
- a CDS encoding (2Fe-2S)-binding protein → MDLVLLASVGGFFALRTTPVPGGGHRPLERLYAGDGGPLAARVDKVAARLAAPERRVAASIAHLGLAARLWSLALGPAALFGRIPALTPGALHWDPAATSPDDLWLAGTAELPGTAAHIREEVQYGHLDPLSEAFRRDCTISPQLLRGNAGSALAGAVRELVAFARAHDRPDVAVRARALAAELFDDEALRGTGAPHGPAFRRRSCCLYYRCPGGGLCGDCVFDRAPGQGAKGR
- a CDS encoding STAS domain-containing protein yields the protein MLSSPNEDRAVRITTRQERDASVLAVSGDLDIDSVAPLGLALTEAAGNGSGPVVVDLSGVGFADSTTVNVLLQGHTALGGRLRLAAPSPFMRRLIGMIGLDSALPVLPSVDAAIDAVLPS
- a CDS encoding MarR family winged helix-turn-helix transcriptional regulator, translating into MPHRGFRPSSREQASADAVAASELLEVLWGRGQESAASGTVSPSQLRALLVVEKQEGTNLRALGEALGSRAPSVSRLCDRMEAMGLVQRAPSPTSRREVELRLSLRGRALLEEYRALRAGELNAVLRRMDPAALAALAEGLSAFHAAASERLSPQRDTAASPLRDDVADSA
- a CDS encoding PP2C family protein-serine/threonine phosphatase, which codes for MNRRTDIEAAVRAAAPHALLATLRTELSSAYGALAVELHLADYSLRALKSLDRPDDESEPLSLHNSPEGRAFGSQEPREQQVRHDDAVDHHLPVTVRGERLGILTVRLPQALSTPELIGELAHVADLLGHEILVAERDTDLYQRARRTTRLTLAAEMQWQLLPARACTAAEFAIGAQLEPAYAIHGDNFDWAADADELTLAVTNGMGEGIQASLLTNLAVNALRNARRAGIGIADQAALADQALYDQHRGASHVSTLLLRFELATGRVGVVDAGSPQLWMQRGREVRRIELEAQLPLGMFEESQYTVQEFQVEPGDRLLLLSDGVYEAVSPLGEAYGERALARAIQSTRLLPAATVPRAMLGELAEYRGTETLDDALVLCLDWFGRPDGRGAA
- a CDS encoding winged helix-turn-helix transcriptional regulator; translation: MVTKQFGGSPEDADLRRADSLAREIFSDVANKWALLIIEALGEGTLRFTELRGAVEGISHKMLTQNLRMLERYGLVERCVHPTVPPRVEYTLTEPGQGLRRTVHVMCDWTHEHIGHIEASRRAFDTA
- a CDS encoding RidA family protein, encoding MAITLVNPSGLPEIGAYRQVSVATGSKLVFVAGQVAWDAEGTTVGEGDLAAQVEQAYVNVGTALAAVGGTFDDVAKLTVYVVDWTPGKMPAFLEGVSRAAARLGVTPEAPGTLVGVAALDLPGHLVEVEATAVLDA
- a CDS encoding ATP-binding protein, with amino-acid sequence MNEQVTSPPEDPGQGLAAAEVPPSAEVLLSAEVFDGEPGCIAQARALADRFLTRLAVECLAPIGEHTRSDLMLAVSELVTNADRYSHGPYLLELEGTAQLISVTVYDSSTAMPVLYAPDPSRLGGHGMEIVVALCDRLTAERVPVGKRIRAEFQLST
- a CDS encoding response regulator, with the protein product MNTPVQPIEVLLVEDDPGDELMTREAFEDNKIRNTLHVVRDGQEALDFLYRRGEYGDAPRPDLVLLDLNLPKYDGRQVLEQIKGDPELALIPVVVLTTSSAEEDILRSYKLHANAYVTKPVDLDQFIAAVRQIDEFFVTVVRLPGRA
- a CDS encoding ATP-binding protein — encoded protein: MTEQAAPGGLASRLSVQNWVHLILGGFIVVVCACLVIGGLVLARISDRTTELVDRIQPARSASFQLQNSLLDQETGIRGFALTGDDSFLEPYEAGKAAEQERLAQVRRLVGPGSQYADDLDAIASAAEKWRRTKAEPLIATVREQGPSEATTSAQLQRSKADFDQLRQAYGAQQGHLAEARDQARTDLGSARTTRDRVVIALVAVFVLTVVALSLLLHRVVGVPLNRLRDASDRVRSGAFGTRIEIKGPSDVQSVAWAVEEMRGRLADELAEAQNREALLAEQTQELRRSNAELEQFAYVASHDLQEPLRKIASFCQLLEKRYGKELDDRGKQYIAFAVDGAKRMQVLINDLLTFSRVGRVQESWKPVDLGRALDRALGNLTLAIEESGTVIERPDSLPELLGDPTALTMVWQNLVGNAVKFRREDVPCRISVTCVQEGEDWHLTVSDNGIGIAPEFADKVFVIFQRLHARDEYDGTGIGLALCRKIIEFHGGRIWLEPEPGEGTRFHFTLPVAPEAPTHTAAELLAPALLTSQPGEPS
- a CDS encoding PP2C family protein-serine/threonine phosphatase, encoding MGIPSIPTQQVGVPHHPEPLLWNLDATILLVEDDAGDALLVEEMLADSELDSALTWCKTLGEARTFLRTSTAPVCVLLDLHLPDVHGLDAVRQILETDREAAIVVLTGLEDSGTGLRAVAGGAQDYLVKGRLGPEILARAIRYALQRKEVERAAAALRANQLMAQENARLERGLLPVPLLRDDLFRARARYEPGRVHGLLSGDFYDVVQTSDGTVHAVIGDVSGHGAAEAALGVCLRVAWRTAVLCGTSQPEQIALLEEILVAERSDSHVFATVTSLVFPPGQRHAQILRAGHPGLLLREGTDVSWVEPEGGMALGLLPGAGRWPTVDIPLTPGAGLVLFTDGLFEGRDGPDSRLGEEGLLAMARANGHLPARSFVDALVAGAAEGAAPYGGLADDVAVLHLGWGSESDER